Proteins found in one Triticum aestivum cultivar Chinese Spring chromosome 4D, IWGSC CS RefSeq v2.1, whole genome shotgun sequence genomic segment:
- the LOC123099475 gene encoding serine/threonine-protein kinase prp4 isoform X1: MGSGEGPVSPRSTSRRHRRSHGDGADEASSPKRQKRCHHRHHHRHYGHGHGDRGDQEAGSRSRMSGAKPGEGEVEDGQIVDDAAAAASRGPDADFGKAGSVFGGLAPAPGCDDKFDANKKCREANHRKRSEEIKEQSCKEEDQSDFEHFAKQEEDDLKKTKEEARKRMDAILEKHRQRQFQKEHQGPVPFHDSTEVTSLDRDAATTEVKDANSVTVIVNEKSYTLGMTPPIQPNISINLGISGDQWTACVSGFQEGIPKGDRSSVILCDDIFGASPIRVQKLGNLDGMHVRKNSLHDNWDDEHGYYKYHLGEVLDGHYRITAGSGKGVFSTVVQAKDLKAGKNDPEEVAIKIICNEKERYKSGKREVSVLEKLSSADREDKRHCVRFISSFMYRDHLCLVLESLHMNLREVIKKFGRDIGLKLTAVRTYSKQLFIALKHLKDCSILHCDIKPDNILVNGSRNLLKLCDFGSALPAGINVITPVLVSRFYRAPEIILGLPYDHSLDMWSVGCCLYELYTGKILFPGGTNNGMLWLHMELKGPFPKKMLRKGAFTTQHFDQDLNFHATDENLMMKKAVNKLCMNVKPKGVGAKISSFAGEDPKMLSSFKDLLEKIFVLDPQKRLTVSQALSHPFITGK; encoded by the exons ATGGGCAGCGGAGAGGGTCCCGTCTCGCCGCGGTCCACCTCCAGGCGGCACCGCCGGTCGCATGGCGACGGCGCGGACGAGGCCTCCTCCCCGAAGCGCCAGAAGCGTTGCCATCACCGCCATCACCACCGCCACTACGGCCACGGCCACGGGGACAGGGGAGACCAGGAGGCGGGCTCGCGGTCACGGATGTCGGGGGCGAAGCCGGGGGAGGGCGAGGTAGAGGATGGTCAGATAGTagacgatgccgccgccgccgcctccagggGACCAGATGCCGACTTCGGCAAGGCGGGGTCGGTGTTCGGCGGTCTGGCACCTGCTCCG GGATGTGATGACAAATTTGATGCAAACAAGAAGTGTAGAGAGGCTAACCACAGAAAGAGATCTGAGGAAATCAAGGAACAATCTTGCAA GGAGGAAGATCAAAGTGATTTCGAACACTTTGCAAAGCAAGAAGAAGATGATCTTAAAAAAACTAAGGAGGAAGCAAGAAAGAGGATGGATGCTATTCTGGAGAAGCACCGGCAACGCCAGTTTCAGAAGGAACACCAGGGGCCTGTGCCTTTCCATGATAGTACAG AAGTAACATCACTGGATAGAGATGCTGCTACCACTGAAGTAAAAGATGCCAATTCAGTCACTGTAATTGTTAATGAAAAATCCTACACTCTGGGGATGACTCCTCCTATCCAGCCTAACATTTCAATAAACTTGGGGATATCTGGTGATCAATGGACGGCATGTGTTTCAGGTTTTCAAGAGGGCATTCCCAAG GGTGATAGATCTTCAGTTATACTTTGCGATGATATTTTTGGAGCATCTCCTATTAGAGTTCAGAAATTG GGTAATCTAGATGGTATGCATGTCAGGAAAAATTCACTTCACGACAATTGGGATGatgagcatggatattaca AGTACCACTTAGGTGAAGTGCTAGATGGTCATTACAGAATTACAGCAGGCTCTGGGAAGGGAGTTTTCTCAACAGTTGTCCAGGCAAAGGATCTAAAAGCCGGGAAAAATGATCCTGAAGAAGTAGCTATCAAAATTATCTGCAATGAAAAAGAAAG GTACAAATCTGGTAAGAGGGAGGTTTCTGTACTGGAAAAATTGTCAAGTGCAGATCGTGAAGACAAACGACACTGTGTCCGGTTTATTTCTAGTTTCATGTATCGGGATCATCTCTGTTTAGTTCTTGAATCCCTTCATATGAATCTTCGTGAGGTTATAAAGAAATTTGGTCGTGATATAGGGCTGAAGCTTACTGCTGTAAGGACGTACTCCAAACAGCTTTTCATTGCATTGAAGCACCTAAAGGATTGCAGTATCCTCCATTGTGATATTAAACCAGATAATATACTG GTAAATGGGTCTAGAAACTTGTTGAAACTGTGTGATTTTGGTAGTGCTTTGCCTGCCGGAATAAATGTTATCACACCAGTTCTTGTGAGCCGCTTCTACCGGGCACCTGAGATAA TTCTTGGATTGCCGTACGACCATTCATTGGATATGTGGTCCGTTGGCTGTTGCCTATATGAACTTTACACAGGAAAAATCTTATTTCCTGGTGGGACGAACAATGGCATGCTTTGGCTTCACATGGAATTGAAGGGTCCATTCCCTAAGAAGATGCTTCGAAAG GGAGCCTTCACAACTCAACACTTTGACCAGGACCTTAATTTCCATGCCACTGATGAGAATCTGATGATGAAAAAG GCTGTGAATAAACTGTGTATGAACGTTAAACCAAAGGGTGTTGGCGCAAAAATATCAAGCTTCGCAGGCGAGGATCCGAAAATGTTGTCCAGTTTTAAAGATCTCCTGGAGAAAATATTTGTGCTAGATCCGCAAAAGAGGCTTACTGTGTCACAAGCACTTAGCCACCCATTTATTACTGGCAAGTGA
- the LOC123099475 gene encoding serine/threonine-protein kinase prp4 isoform X2 produces MGSGEGPVSPRSTSRRHRRSHGDGADEASSPKRQKRCHHRHHHRHYGHGHGDRGDQEAGSRSRMSGAKPGEGEVEDGQIVDDAAAAASRGPDADFGKAGSVFGGLAPAPGCDDKFDANKKCREANHRKRSEEIKEQSCKEEDQSDFEHFAKQEEDDLKKTKEEARKRMDAILEKHRQRQFQKEHQGPVPFHDSTVTSLDRDAATTEVKDANSVTVIVNEKSYTLGMTPPIQPNISINLGISGDQWTACVSGFQEGIPKGDRSSVILCDDIFGASPIRVQKLGNLDGMHVRKNSLHDNWDDEHGYYKYHLGEVLDGHYRITAGSGKGVFSTVVQAKDLKAGKNDPEEVAIKIICNEKERYKSGKREVSVLEKLSSADREDKRHCVRFISSFMYRDHLCLVLESLHMNLREVIKKFGRDIGLKLTAVRTYSKQLFIALKHLKDCSILHCDIKPDNILVNGSRNLLKLCDFGSALPAGINVITPVLVSRFYRAPEIILGLPYDHSLDMWSVGCCLYELYTGKILFPGGTNNGMLWLHMELKGPFPKKMLRKGAFTTQHFDQDLNFHATDENLMMKKAVNKLCMNVKPKGVGAKISSFAGEDPKMLSSFKDLLEKIFVLDPQKRLTVSQALSHPFITGK; encoded by the exons ATGGGCAGCGGAGAGGGTCCCGTCTCGCCGCGGTCCACCTCCAGGCGGCACCGCCGGTCGCATGGCGACGGCGCGGACGAGGCCTCCTCCCCGAAGCGCCAGAAGCGTTGCCATCACCGCCATCACCACCGCCACTACGGCCACGGCCACGGGGACAGGGGAGACCAGGAGGCGGGCTCGCGGTCACGGATGTCGGGGGCGAAGCCGGGGGAGGGCGAGGTAGAGGATGGTCAGATAGTagacgatgccgccgccgccgcctccagggGACCAGATGCCGACTTCGGCAAGGCGGGGTCGGTGTTCGGCGGTCTGGCACCTGCTCCG GGATGTGATGACAAATTTGATGCAAACAAGAAGTGTAGAGAGGCTAACCACAGAAAGAGATCTGAGGAAATCAAGGAACAATCTTGCAA GGAGGAAGATCAAAGTGATTTCGAACACTTTGCAAAGCAAGAAGAAGATGATCTTAAAAAAACTAAGGAGGAAGCAAGAAAGAGGATGGATGCTATTCTGGAGAAGCACCGGCAACGCCAGTTTCAGAAGGAACACCAGGGGCCTGTGCCTTTCCATGATAGTACAG TAACATCACTGGATAGAGATGCTGCTACCACTGAAGTAAAAGATGCCAATTCAGTCACTGTAATTGTTAATGAAAAATCCTACACTCTGGGGATGACTCCTCCTATCCAGCCTAACATTTCAATAAACTTGGGGATATCTGGTGATCAATGGACGGCATGTGTTTCAGGTTTTCAAGAGGGCATTCCCAAG GGTGATAGATCTTCAGTTATACTTTGCGATGATATTTTTGGAGCATCTCCTATTAGAGTTCAGAAATTG GGTAATCTAGATGGTATGCATGTCAGGAAAAATTCACTTCACGACAATTGGGATGatgagcatggatattaca AGTACCACTTAGGTGAAGTGCTAGATGGTCATTACAGAATTACAGCAGGCTCTGGGAAGGGAGTTTTCTCAACAGTTGTCCAGGCAAAGGATCTAAAAGCCGGGAAAAATGATCCTGAAGAAGTAGCTATCAAAATTATCTGCAATGAAAAAGAAAG GTACAAATCTGGTAAGAGGGAGGTTTCTGTACTGGAAAAATTGTCAAGTGCAGATCGTGAAGACAAACGACACTGTGTCCGGTTTATTTCTAGTTTCATGTATCGGGATCATCTCTGTTTAGTTCTTGAATCCCTTCATATGAATCTTCGTGAGGTTATAAAGAAATTTGGTCGTGATATAGGGCTGAAGCTTACTGCTGTAAGGACGTACTCCAAACAGCTTTTCATTGCATTGAAGCACCTAAAGGATTGCAGTATCCTCCATTGTGATATTAAACCAGATAATATACTG GTAAATGGGTCTAGAAACTTGTTGAAACTGTGTGATTTTGGTAGTGCTTTGCCTGCCGGAATAAATGTTATCACACCAGTTCTTGTGAGCCGCTTCTACCGGGCACCTGAGATAA TTCTTGGATTGCCGTACGACCATTCATTGGATATGTGGTCCGTTGGCTGTTGCCTATATGAACTTTACACAGGAAAAATCTTATTTCCTGGTGGGACGAACAATGGCATGCTTTGGCTTCACATGGAATTGAAGGGTCCATTCCCTAAGAAGATGCTTCGAAAG GGAGCCTTCACAACTCAACACTTTGACCAGGACCTTAATTTCCATGCCACTGATGAGAATCTGATGATGAAAAAG GCTGTGAATAAACTGTGTATGAACGTTAAACCAAAGGGTGTTGGCGCAAAAATATCAAGCTTCGCAGGCGAGGATCCGAAAATGTTGTCCAGTTTTAAAGATCTCCTGGAGAAAATATTTGTGCTAGATCCGCAAAAGAGGCTTACTGTGTCACAAGCACTTAGCCACCCATTTATTACTGGCAAGTGA
- the LOC123099475 gene encoding serine/threonine-protein kinase prp4 isoform X3, with protein sequence MPPPPPPGDQMPTSARRGRCSAVWHLLRSVPNPRPLRSRSGCDDKFDANKKCREANHRKRSEEIKEQSCKEEDQSDFEHFAKQEEDDLKKTKEEARKRMDAILEKHRQRQFQKEHQGPVPFHDSTEVTSLDRDAATTEVKDANSVTVIVNEKSYTLGMTPPIQPNISINLGISGDQWTACVSGFQEGIPKGDRSSVILCDDIFGASPIRVQKLGNLDGMHVRKNSLHDNWDDEHGYYKYHLGEVLDGHYRITAGSGKGVFSTVVQAKDLKAGKNDPEEVAIKIICNEKERYKSGKREVSVLEKLSSADREDKRHCVRFISSFMYRDHLCLVLESLHMNLREVIKKFGRDIGLKLTAVRTYSKQLFIALKHLKDCSILHCDIKPDNILVNGSRNLLKLCDFGSALPAGINVITPVLVSRFYRAPEIILGLPYDHSLDMWSVGCCLYELYTGKILFPGGTNNGMLWLHMELKGPFPKKMLRKGAFTTQHFDQDLNFHATDENLMMKKAVNKLCMNVKPKGVGAKISSFAGEDPKMLSSFKDLLEKIFVLDPQKRLTVSQALSHPFITGK encoded by the exons atgccgccgccgccgcctccagggGACCAGATGCCGACTTCGGCAAGGCGGGGTCGGTGTTCGGCGGTCTGGCACCTGCTCCGGTCTGTTCCGAACCCCCGTCCTTTGCGTTCCCGTTCG GGATGTGATGACAAATTTGATGCAAACAAGAAGTGTAGAGAGGCTAACCACAGAAAGAGATCTGAGGAAATCAAGGAACAATCTTGCAA GGAGGAAGATCAAAGTGATTTCGAACACTTTGCAAAGCAAGAAGAAGATGATCTTAAAAAAACTAAGGAGGAAGCAAGAAAGAGGATGGATGCTATTCTGGAGAAGCACCGGCAACGCCAGTTTCAGAAGGAACACCAGGGGCCTGTGCCTTTCCATGATAGTACAG AAGTAACATCACTGGATAGAGATGCTGCTACCACTGAAGTAAAAGATGCCAATTCAGTCACTGTAATTGTTAATGAAAAATCCTACACTCTGGGGATGACTCCTCCTATCCAGCCTAACATTTCAATAAACTTGGGGATATCTGGTGATCAATGGACGGCATGTGTTTCAGGTTTTCAAGAGGGCATTCCCAAG GGTGATAGATCTTCAGTTATACTTTGCGATGATATTTTTGGAGCATCTCCTATTAGAGTTCAGAAATTG GGTAATCTAGATGGTATGCATGTCAGGAAAAATTCACTTCACGACAATTGGGATGatgagcatggatattaca AGTACCACTTAGGTGAAGTGCTAGATGGTCATTACAGAATTACAGCAGGCTCTGGGAAGGGAGTTTTCTCAACAGTTGTCCAGGCAAAGGATCTAAAAGCCGGGAAAAATGATCCTGAAGAAGTAGCTATCAAAATTATCTGCAATGAAAAAGAAAG GTACAAATCTGGTAAGAGGGAGGTTTCTGTACTGGAAAAATTGTCAAGTGCAGATCGTGAAGACAAACGACACTGTGTCCGGTTTATTTCTAGTTTCATGTATCGGGATCATCTCTGTTTAGTTCTTGAATCCCTTCATATGAATCTTCGTGAGGTTATAAAGAAATTTGGTCGTGATATAGGGCTGAAGCTTACTGCTGTAAGGACGTACTCCAAACAGCTTTTCATTGCATTGAAGCACCTAAAGGATTGCAGTATCCTCCATTGTGATATTAAACCAGATAATATACTG GTAAATGGGTCTAGAAACTTGTTGAAACTGTGTGATTTTGGTAGTGCTTTGCCTGCCGGAATAAATGTTATCACACCAGTTCTTGTGAGCCGCTTCTACCGGGCACCTGAGATAA TTCTTGGATTGCCGTACGACCATTCATTGGATATGTGGTCCGTTGGCTGTTGCCTATATGAACTTTACACAGGAAAAATCTTATTTCCTGGTGGGACGAACAATGGCATGCTTTGGCTTCACATGGAATTGAAGGGTCCATTCCCTAAGAAGATGCTTCGAAAG GGAGCCTTCACAACTCAACACTTTGACCAGGACCTTAATTTCCATGCCACTGATGAGAATCTGATGATGAAAAAG GCTGTGAATAAACTGTGTATGAACGTTAAACCAAAGGGTGTTGGCGCAAAAATATCAAGCTTCGCAGGCGAGGATCCGAAAATGTTGTCCAGTTTTAAAGATCTCCTGGAGAAAATATTTGTGCTAGATCCGCAAAAGAGGCTTACTGTGTCACAAGCACTTAGCCACCCATTTATTACTGGCAAGTGA